Proteins encoded within one genomic window of Manis pentadactyla isolate mManPen7 chromosome 4, mManPen7.hap1, whole genome shotgun sequence:
- the KRT23 gene encoding keratin, type I cytoskeletal 23 isoform X1 codes for MTSRHSFRQTHSGSLHGTGGSQGRPGSLPRAPSVHGGAGGVRISLSFTSPSCLSPGGSWGFRRGSSLLGGNGKEMMQNLNDRLASYLEKVRALEEANVKLENHILKWHQQRDPGNKQDYSQYEENVSRLQEEVRLIVNGKLTNARIILLIDNARMAMDDFSLKYENEHSFKKDLEIEVEGLRKTLDDLTIVTTDLEQEVEGLRKELILMKKRHEQEMEECHGPNELKVNVKVDTTPGEDLIKVLDDMRQEYEGIIQKKHQDLDAWYKEQSATIAQGAAAPVAVQSNQSDIHELKRTFQALEIDLQTQCSSKSALENMLLETQSRYSCQLGDMQRIIALYEEELMQLRHDLERQNNEYKVLLGIKTHLEKEISTYRQLLEGESEGTVEESKSSVKASVAPKIKAITQESINGKLILSQVNEIQKLA; via the exons ATGACCTCCAGACACAGCTTCCGCCAGACCCACTCGGGCTCCCTCCACGGCACGGGGGGCAGCCAGGGCAGGCCAGGGAGCTTGCCCAGAGCTCCCAGCGTCCATGGGGGAGCAGGAGGTGTCCGCATCTCCCTTTCCTTCACCTCGCCAAGCTGCCTGTCCCCTGGAGGGTCGTGGGGGTTTAGAAGAGGCAGTTCCCTCCTAGGTGGAAATGGGAAGGAGATGATGCAGAACCTCAATGACCGCCTGGCCTCCTACCTAGAAAAGGTACGTGCCCTGGAGGAGGCCAATGTGAAGCTTGAAAATCACATCCTGAAGTGGCATCAGCAGAGAGATCCTGGCAATAAGCAAGATTACTCCCAATATGAGGAAAACGTCAGTCGTTTACAGGAGGAGGTAAGATTG ATAGTGAATGGCAAGCTGACCAATGCTCGGATCATTCTCCTCATTGACAACGCCAGGATGGCAATGGATGACTTCAGCCTCAA GTATGAAAATGAACACTCCTTCAAGAAAGATTTGGAAATTGAAGTTGAGGGACTCCGAAAGACCTTGGATGATCTGACCATTGTCACAACAGACCTGGAACAGGAGGTAGAGGGGTTGAGGAAAGAGCTCATCCTCATGAAGAAGCGTCATGAGCAG GAAATGGAGGAATGTCATGGGCCAAATGAACTCAAGGTCAATGTGAAGGTGGATACAACCCCAGGAGAAGATCTGATTAAGGTCCTGgatgatatgaggcaggaatacGAGGGTATAATACAAAAGAAGCATCAAGACTTGGATGCGTGGTATAAAGAGCAG TCGGCGACCATCGCCCAGGGCGCAGCCGCTCCAGTAGCTGTACAGAGCAACCAAAGTGACATCCACGAGCTGAAGCGCACTTTCCAGGCCCTGGAGATTGACCTGCAGACACAGTGCAGCAGT AAATCTGCTTTAGAAAACATGCTATTGGAGACCCAGTCTAGATACTCGTGCCAGCTCGGGGACATGCAACGGATCATCGCCCTCTATGAGGAGGAACTCATGCAGCTACGCCATGACCTGGAGCGTCAGAACAATGAATACAAGGTCCTCCTGGGCATCAAAACCCACCTAGAGAAGGAAATCTCCACCTACCGCCAGCTCCTGGAGGGAGAGAGCGAGGG GACAGTGGAGGAATCTAAGTCAAGtgtgaaag CATCTGTGGCTCCAAAGATCAAGGCCATCACACAGGAGAGCATCAATGGAAAACTAATTCTTTCTCAAGTGAATGAGATCCAAAAGTTGGCATGA
- the KRT23 gene encoding keratin, type I cytoskeletal 23 isoform X2: MTSRHSFRQTHSGSLHGTGGSQGRPGSLPRAPSVHGGAGGVRISLSFTSPSCLSPGGSWGFRRGSSLLGGNGKEMMQNLNDRLASYLEKVRALEEANVKLENHILKWHQQRDPGNKQDYSQYEENVSRLQEEIVNGKLTNARIILLIDNARMAMDDFSLKYENEHSFKKDLEIEVEGLRKTLDDLTIVTTDLEQEVEGLRKELILMKKRHEQEMEECHGPNELKVNVKVDTTPGEDLIKVLDDMRQEYEGIIQKKHQDLDAWYKEQSATIAQGAAAPVAVQSNQSDIHELKRTFQALEIDLQTQCSSKSALENMLLETQSRYSCQLGDMQRIIALYEEELMQLRHDLERQNNEYKVLLGIKTHLEKEISTYRQLLEGESEGTVEESKSSVKASVAPKIKAITQESINGKLILSQVNEIQKLA, translated from the exons ATGACCTCCAGACACAGCTTCCGCCAGACCCACTCGGGCTCCCTCCACGGCACGGGGGGCAGCCAGGGCAGGCCAGGGAGCTTGCCCAGAGCTCCCAGCGTCCATGGGGGAGCAGGAGGTGTCCGCATCTCCCTTTCCTTCACCTCGCCAAGCTGCCTGTCCCCTGGAGGGTCGTGGGGGTTTAGAAGAGGCAGTTCCCTCCTAGGTGGAAATGGGAAGGAGATGATGCAGAACCTCAATGACCGCCTGGCCTCCTACCTAGAAAAGGTACGTGCCCTGGAGGAGGCCAATGTGAAGCTTGAAAATCACATCCTGAAGTGGCATCAGCAGAGAGATCCTGGCAATAAGCAAGATTACTCCCAATATGAGGAAAACGTCAGTCGTTTACAGGAGGAG ATAGTGAATGGCAAGCTGACCAATGCTCGGATCATTCTCCTCATTGACAACGCCAGGATGGCAATGGATGACTTCAGCCTCAA GTATGAAAATGAACACTCCTTCAAGAAAGATTTGGAAATTGAAGTTGAGGGACTCCGAAAGACCTTGGATGATCTGACCATTGTCACAACAGACCTGGAACAGGAGGTAGAGGGGTTGAGGAAAGAGCTCATCCTCATGAAGAAGCGTCATGAGCAG GAAATGGAGGAATGTCATGGGCCAAATGAACTCAAGGTCAATGTGAAGGTGGATACAACCCCAGGAGAAGATCTGATTAAGGTCCTGgatgatatgaggcaggaatacGAGGGTATAATACAAAAGAAGCATCAAGACTTGGATGCGTGGTATAAAGAGCAG TCGGCGACCATCGCCCAGGGCGCAGCCGCTCCAGTAGCTGTACAGAGCAACCAAAGTGACATCCACGAGCTGAAGCGCACTTTCCAGGCCCTGGAGATTGACCTGCAGACACAGTGCAGCAGT AAATCTGCTTTAGAAAACATGCTATTGGAGACCCAGTCTAGATACTCGTGCCAGCTCGGGGACATGCAACGGATCATCGCCCTCTATGAGGAGGAACTCATGCAGCTACGCCATGACCTGGAGCGTCAGAACAATGAATACAAGGTCCTCCTGGGCATCAAAACCCACCTAGAGAAGGAAATCTCCACCTACCGCCAGCTCCTGGAGGGAGAGAGCGAGGG GACAGTGGAGGAATCTAAGTCAAGtgtgaaag CATCTGTGGCTCCAAAGATCAAGGCCATCACACAGGAGAGCATCAATGGAAAACTAATTCTTTCTCAAGTGAATGAGATCCAAAAGTTGGCATGA